One segment of Epinephelus moara isolate mb unplaced genomic scaffold, YSFRI_EMoa_1.0 scaffold1142, whole genome shotgun sequence DNA contains the following:
- the c2cd3 gene encoding C2 domain-containing protein 3 isoform X1: MKSRKQRSVRAGGSKKKVPSDVSPATSLPPLVEGQLRCFLRVTISRVLWTVQKPPSATFVRLRWWGESSNGTHFFLRDGSQPSQKTIKTTARFPIRCGPKQFTSYLTDMGSLVLEVLTKPDHLPIARAQVAGISRLSMSYPIGGFYTLVSPTSEKLGELQVSLNLEPLTEAYDSSSSGPVTDISIEGPQVTTLTVPLQPRSLSASSGKESAGSSGGNTPRGKDHLYFQNAQKDKGKEESVENQMPRADRSQDNQTAVNPSSQEAFGQSTNDILSVILERGNKLRNAMVVSALKCDMDSASALKDTPLPLPKDNILPPSKSLPSPSGMFLQNILHADSALKHSNDVAVVSDSSLDGPVDMDNRAVDLLLGSLNTSPLPPWDGYGSLLESLSGHSSVCGDSELNDPQYDQSLLENLFYKTPMSDIRPNDTEVEGQGKTSLSEKQLTQSGPKIRGGPNSEAQRSADAGGIRPGVSAEQLTLLSLIRLARVTIDSLTVPTGSAATTPRKTSSKGKPPRPLTSKKCTYFIEYVFPVASTSSRHDRSKGGDGEVTRAVASKVTGGAIKFHQHSVFPVHFSTAAVKKWWETDLIFKIYSRKSDQKKPVPIGKAVHPLRFLLQSKQLSQSVTLPVQSVEGNSETQDIGPLKVSLELAADNREFSTEKSKSKLAQRDTSPSQTAPSPQRETSPRSQHVDTGREELPAGSFEIPRLNVWSSQKPSKEPSPHPGLHTSLYRSQQQQVDKEPEVLLHTLLMVPDGKNFNCGPMQAPNIYLNCKLWCDETARSVISWGQTNPSFNFVQVTPVALTTKLLERMKNNVLVIEVWQKTGGSGQDRLLGLVKLPLHQFYMSFRDPKIAHLLLQAQYPVLGVDCYMPVINVFSGSCKGHLRVVLAMGQSEQIVALQRTRDEDYDSVPHLVRPVHLLDHHPHSQTKATAAQVETLREHVFVMRVEKVNGLTPLQSTVWGEADCYVQYSFPCQDGDSAAKVDQNLIESSVNLKLFRTTTTLCVPDPVFGHTETHVLLAPEGVPVQRLLLSSLSSQGLSSGGGVQFEVWCRYYYPNVRDQLVAKGMLPLSKLCAMVTMQRQHPNEAQMFSLPLIPRTDSPSKHQPQPSGLLDVCIRYKHRPVRPDGQTGKGASSRVVTLEVQVHRASGLQAAARVVSEKDERFSYFVSVGLNTYVTVQLSFLPERERRCTRIAARTFCPEFDHHMELSCDLLVQRSSGETCSLAEQLEEASAVFTVWNKDNRKAVHTHKPQDVMLGTVKIPLVDLINKRTGISGWFGVYIPQETSSSQHQHILVGGLEISVKFAHHSDRERVIKAAQGLSWETAQNEMQDDEEVWGDSMRRMSLTFSMPRAWIPVHCLLLPGLSEIERSTYCYFRYKFYDQDAFCSQMKHPCVEEEGQATVAFQGSRTVELRSTQPLMWYLREEQLEVQMWVAFTKDKSQRPRNTDRLVGSAYVDLSSLVKTSKQKLTLSGVYPLFRHSAADLQGAALRVHITLTAGSVPAEVPAAVDTQMDSDNQEELLSDEVETADRAPSPTTPKKSPRGHKNKSSGTATDITSVQHTEMSMDESFPVTVAVDQAMHLNLKGCPLAERSDGSPCCCVSYVTADSAAPVSTAVIANTDCPVWDHQHECRLSKQLLVDPQQSLVFKVWHKGETERVIGFASVDLSPLVCGFQSVCGWYNITDFSGQCHGQLKVSITPLTGVQDLREQRKTVNEEAAKSSPQTLFQALPLSYHTTATYSSFPSHISRHTEQKISSPDHTERLFSERSSESDRHFEHMDKVRLYHQSLQEQTAAHSVNSSSAGDINPSSSFLFSALRRKLSELDNIQRYFSRKLSTPTFPPLSEQDCHTQHEEQRDTETDTRQLLLKSNQLVGQVNSIISGEILVHSFLTHQ, from the exons ATGAAGAGCAGAAAACAGAGGTCCGTCAGAGCCGGAGGCAGCAAAAAGAAAG TCCCCAGCGACGTGTCCCCTGCCACCAGCCTCCCTCCTCTGGTCGAAGGCCAGCTAAGATGCTTCCTGCGGGTGACAATAAGCCGGGTATTATGGACTGTTCAAAAGCCCCCATCTGCAACATTCGTCAGGCTGCGCTGGTGGGGAGAGTCATCCAACGGGACGCACTTTTTTCTGAGAGATGGATCACAGCCATCACAGAAGACCATCAAGACCACAGCTCGCTTCCCCATCCGCTGTGGGCCAAAGCAGTTCACCTCATATCTTACAG ATATGGGCTCTCTGGTGCTGGAGGTTCTGACAAAACCCGATCATTTGCCAATCGCACGGGCTCAGGTTGCGGGCATCTCTCGTCTCTCTATGTCATACCCCATCGGTGGATTTTACACACTTGTGTCTCCGACATCTGAGAAGCTGGGAGAGTTACAG GTTTCCCTTAATTTGGAGCCTCTGACAGAAGCTtatgacagcagcagctcaggtcCTGTCACAGATATCAGCATTGAAGGGCCGCAGGTCACCACACTGACTGTGCCATTGCAGCCCAGATCACTTTCAGCCAGCAGTGGGAAAGAATCAGCTGGGAGCAGCGGTGGAAACACACCAAG AGGGAAGGACCACTTATATTTCCAAAATGCCCAGAAAGACAAAGGTAAAGAAGAGTCAGTGGAGAATCAGATGCCGAGAGCAGACAGATCTCAGGACAATCAAACGGCTGTGAATCCTTCAAGTCAGGAGGCTTTTGGCCAATCGACCAATGATATCCTCTCAG TTATTCTAGAGCGTGGAAACAAGCTCAGAAATGCTATGGTggtatcagctttaaaatgtgacATGGATTCTGCCTCTGCTCTGAAAGACACCCCTCTGCCTCTCCCAAAGGATAACATTCTGCCACCTTCCAA GTCCCTCCCTTCTCCCTCTGGGATGTTTCTTCAAAATATTCTTCATGCTGATTCAGCTCTCAAGCACTCTAATGATGTTGCTGTAGTCTCAGATAGCAGCTTAGACGGTCCTGTTGATATGGATAACAGAGCTGTGGATCTGCTCCTTGGAAG CTTGAATACGTCTCCTCTGCCTCCCTGGGATGGATATGGCTCCCTCCTTGAATCTCTGTCTGGCCATAGCAGTGTATGTGGGGACAGTGAGCTCAATGATCCACAATATGATCAGAGCCTGCTGGAAAATTTGTTCTACAAAACTCCT ATGTCCGATATCAGACCAAATGACACTGAGGTTGAGGGTCAAGGAAAAACGTCCTTGAGTGAAAAACAGCTGACACAGTCCGGACCCAAGATTCGTGGAGG GCCAAATTCAGAGGCTCAGCGGTCTGCAGATGCTGGTGGTATCCGTCCTGGCGTGAGTGCAGAGCAGTTGACTTTGCTGAGTTTGATCAGGCTGGCAAGAGTGACCATCGATTCCCTGACTGTACCCACAGGCAGTGCAGCCACCACACCTAGAAAAACCTCTAGCAAAGGGAAACCTCCTCGACCATTAACCAGCAAGAAGTG CACATATTTTATTGAGTATGTGTTCCCAGTGGCTTCCACTTCCAGTCGACATGATCGTAGTAAGGGTGGAGATGGGGAGGTGACCAGAGCTGTTGCCAGTAAAGTCACAGGAGGAG caaTCAAGTTCCATCAGcactctgtgtttcctgtccaCTTCAGTACAGCAGCAGTTAAAAAATGGTGGGAAACTGATCTGATCTTCAAGATTTACTCACGAAAGAGTGACCAAAAAAAA CCTGTTCCCATCGGCAAGGCAGTCCACCCGCTGCGTTTTCTGCTTCAGAGCAAGCAGTTGAGTCAGTCTGTCACCTTGCCTGTACAGAGTGTGGAGGGAAACAGTGAAACACAGGACATTGGACCTCTCAAG gtGTCACTAGAACTCGCTGCAGACAACAGAGAGTTCTCCActgaaaaaagtaaaagcaagCTAGCTCAGAGAGACACCTCACCTTCACAAACTGCACCCAGTCCACAGAGAGAAACCAGCCCCAGATCTCAGCATGTTGACACTGGCAGGGAGGAGCTACCAGCTGGCTCTTTTGAAATCCCCAGACTAAATGTTTGGAGTTCTCAGAAACCCTCGAAAGAACCCTCTCCCCATCCTGGCCTCCACACGTCTCTTTATagatcacagcagcagcaggtggacAAGGAACCTGAAGTTCTTCTGCATACGTTACTCATGGTGCCAGATGGAAAGAACTTCAACTGTGGGCCCATGCAGGCTCCAAACATATACTTGAACTGTAAACTCTGGTGTGATGAGACGGCAAGATCTGTCATCAGCTGGGGCCAGACAAATCCTTCTTTCAACTTTGTTCAG GTGACTCCTGTGGCTTTAACGACTAAGCTGCTGGAGCGGATGAAGAATAATGTGTTGGTAATCGAGGTGTGGCAGAAGACAGGAGGTTCAGGGCAGGATCGACTCCTCGGCCTCGTTAAATTACCTCTCCACCAGTTCTACATGTCATTTAG GGATCCAAAGATCGCCCACCTTCTTCTCCAGGCGCAGTACCCTGTTTTAGGGGTGGACTGCTACATGCCAGTCATCAATGTGTTCTCAGGGAGTTGTAAAGGACACCTCAGGGTTGTTTTGGCTAtgggccaatcagagcagataGTCGCCCTCCAGCGCACGAGGGATGAAGACTATGACTCTGTGCCACATCTCGTGAGACCTGTTCATCTGCTTGATCATCAccctcattcacaaacaaag GCGACTGCAGCACAGGTGGAAACTCTGAGAGAGCATGTGTTTGTCATGAGAGTGGAGAAAGTAAACGGGCTGACACCTCTACAGTCCACAGTGTGGGGCGAGGCTGACTGCTACGTCCAGTACAGCTTCCCCTGTCAGGACGGTGACTCTGCTGCAAAAGTGGACCAAAACCTTATAGAGAGTA GCGTGAACCTGAAGCTGTTTCGTACCACCACAACTCTGTGTGTCCCCGACCCGGTGTTTGGCCACACAGAGACTCATGTGCTTCTGGCTCCTGAAGGAGTTCCTGTTCAGAGGCTGCTGCTCAGTTCTCTTTCAAGTCAAGGCCTAAGCAGTGGAGGAGGAGTCCAGTTTGAAGTGTGGTGCAG ATATTATTATCCAAACGTTCGAGACCAGCTTGTGGCCAAAGGAATGCTTCCGTTGTCCAAACTGTGTGCGATGGTCACCATGCAGAGACAACATCCTAACGAGGCTCAAATGTTCTCCCTGCCCCTGATCCCCAGGACAGACAGTCCCTCAAAACATCAGCCTCAGCCCTCAG GCCTGCTGGATGTGTGCATTCGGTACAAGCACCGACCAGTGAGACCTGATGGTCAGACCGGTAAAGGAGCTTCCTCTCGTGTTGTAACACTCGAGGTTCAAGTGCACAGAGCATCAGGTCTGCAGGCTGCAGCAAG GGTTGTATCAGAGAAAGATGAAAGATTCAGCTACTTTGTTAGTGTGGGACTTAACACATATGTCACAGTCCAGCTCTCCTTCTtgcctgagagagagaggaggtgcACCCGCATAGCTGCCAGGACCTTTTGCCCAGAATTCGACCACCACATGGAGCTGTCCTGTGATCTGCTGGTTCAGAGGAGCAGTGGAGAAACTTGCAGCCTGGCTGAGCAGCTGGAAGAAGCTTCTGCTGTCTTCACTGTCTGGAACAAAGATAATCGCAAAG CAGTACACACTCATAAGCCTCAGGATGTGATGCTGGGCACAGTGAAAATACCTCTGGTTGATCTTATCAACAAAAGAACAG GTATCTCCGGCTGGTTTGGAGTGTACATACCTCAGGAAACAAGTTCATCTCAGCACCAGCACATATTGGTTGGAGGCCTCGAGATCTCCGTCAAATTTGCCCACCActcagacagagaaagagtcATTAAAGCTGCTCAGGGTTTGAGCTGGGAAACAGCACAGAATGAAATGCAAGATGATGAAGAAGTTTGGGGAGACAGCATGAGAAGAATGtctttgactttttcaatgCCTAGAGCGTGGATACCTGTCCACTGCTTGCTGCTGCCAGGCCTCAGTGAAATCGAGCGCTCCACCTACTGTTACTTCAGGTACAAGTTCTACGACCAGGATGCCTTCTGCTCCCAGATGAAACACCCCTGTGTTGAGGAGGAAGGCCAGGCCACGGTGGCTTTCCAGGGGAGCAGAACTGTGGAGCTGAGGAGCACTCAGCCCTTGATGTGGTATCTTCGAGAGGAGCAACTGGAGGTTCAGATGTGGGTCGCCTTTAcaaaagacaaaagccaaaGGCCTCGAAACACAGACCGACTGGTTGGTTCAGCGTATGTCGATCTGTCCTCTCTAGTGAAGACATCCAAACAGAAGCTCACACTAAGTG GTGTGTATCCGCTGTTCAGACACTCAGCAGCAGATCTTCAAGGGGCTGCTCTGAGGGTGCACATCACCCTGACAGCAGGTTCTGTCCCGGCTGAAGTACCCGCTGCGGTTGACACCCAGATGGACTCTGACAATCAGGAAGAGCTCTTATCAGATGAGGTGGAAACAGCAGATCGAGCCCCCTCACCCACTACACCCAAAAAATCACCAAGGGGACACAAGAATAAATCCTCCGGAACAGCTACAGACATCACATCTGTGCAGCACACAGAAATGAGCATGGATGAATCTTTCCCTGTGACTGTTGCAGTGGACCAGGCTATGCACCTGAATCTGAAAG GCTGTCCTCTAGCAGAGCGCAGTGATGGGTCACCATGCTGCTGTGTCTCGTACGTCACTGCAGACTCTGCTGCACCAGTGTCCACAGCTGTAATAGCCAACACTGACTGCCCTGTGTGGGACCATCAACATGAGTGCAG GCTTTCAAAGCAGCTGCTGGTTGATCCACAGCAATCTCTCGTGTTCAAAGTTTGGCACAAAGGAG aAACGGAGAGGGTAATTGGATTTGCGTCTGTAGACCTGTCCCCCTTAGTCTGTGGGTTCCAGTCAGTGTGCGGTTGGTACAACATCACAGACTTTAGTGGTCAGTGTCACGGCCAGCTCAAAGTGTCCATCACACCACTGACGGGGGTCCAAGAtctcagagagcagagaaaaactGTGAATGAAGAAGctgctaaaagctcgcca CAGACTTTATTCCAGGCACTCCCTCTCAGCTACCATACCACAGCCACATACAGCAGCTTCCCCTCTCACATCAGCCGACACACCGAGCAGAAGATCTCGTCACCCGACCACACGGAAAGGCTGTTCTCTGAAAG GTCCAGTGAGAGTGACCGCCACTTTGAGCACATGGACAAAGTACGTCTTTACCATCAGAGTCTGCAGGAGCAAACAGCAGCTCACTCTGTTAATAGCAGCAGTGCTGGTGACATCAATCCCTCCAGCTCCTTCCTGTTTTCAGCACTCAG GAGAAAACTAAGCGAGCTGGACAACATCCAGAGATACTTCAGCCGTAAGCTTTCAACTCCTACATTCCCGCCCCTGAGTGAGCAGGACTGTCACACCCAGCATGAGGAACAGagggacacagagacagacacacgtCAGCTTCTTCTCAAGTCTAACCAGTTAGTTGGACAAGTCAACAGTATCATTAGTGGTGAGATTCTGGTCCATTCTTTTCTCACCCATCAGTAG